The following proteins come from a genomic window of candidate division WOR-3 bacterium:
- the glyS gene encoding glycine--tRNA ligase subunit beta, giving the protein MIDFLLEIGFEEFPPSYLNKTATELLQKIEALFKRERIFYRTMRKIYTSRRIGVLVLGVAKKQKPQTVEIQGPPKKFAYDENGKPTKTLEGFLNAQNLKISDIKIVKTEKGEYVSATKEVPAKDTDDILYYEIPKIIASLEFPRTMVWNGDKIRFPRPIRWIVGLLDRKPLRFKYAGLEAERYSMPNFHFSFEPIRMEKPREYMNFLRHGGVIVDPNERRKIIKTRIDEKAKELKGEPVYDDNMIEEINCTVEYPDSVSGTFEPEFLKLPEEVLKTTLRALGNLIWVKDTNNFICVFNGRRKAAENVAQGYARVLKSRLQDALFYYQNDLKLGIEKMQEATKEMVWLEGLGTVYDKTMRLVKSTKNFESINGLNVEALKKAAELCKADLCSNMVREKEFTSLQGIMGYYYAKSAGEKEDVAIAIKEHYLPSFSGDKIPESKEGAVLSIIDKIDNIIGAFLSGQRPTGSYDPLGVRRNAYGIFNIIDKHNLDIELLPIFWEHLKLYKTNIEKALIRDFLIERAERYLEELGYRYDEVDAAIYNTNLNLYDTKLRTEALKNFRGKEDFLKLVIGQKRVRNILKNVKEPGDIDEALFEKPEEKNLFQKGKEVEEKMLPLFPEKNYTDIMKLLLSLRKDIDKFFDAVLVMCEDKNLQRNRLALVNYINQLFLKFADLSRIVIEGEKEKQKA; this is encoded by the coding sequence ATGATTGACTTCCTTCTTGAAATTGGATTTGAAGAGTTCCCGCCGAGTTATCTCAACAAGACCGCAACCGAACTTCTGCAAAAAATAGAGGCACTATTCAAACGAGAAAGAATTTTTTATAGAACAATGCGTAAAATTTATACAAGCAGAAGAATCGGTGTGCTCGTTCTTGGCGTAGCAAAAAAACAAAAACCACAGACAGTAGAAATTCAAGGTCCGCCCAAAAAATTTGCCTATGATGAAAATGGCAAACCAACGAAGACGCTTGAAGGATTCCTCAATGCCCAAAATTTAAAAATAAGCGACATTAAGATTGTAAAAACAGAAAAAGGTGAATATGTATCGGCTACAAAAGAAGTCCCAGCAAAGGATACAGATGACATTTTATACTATGAAATTCCCAAAATAATTGCGAGTTTAGAATTTCCAAGAACCATGGTCTGGAATGGAGATAAGATTAGATTCCCAAGACCAATTCGTTGGATTGTAGGATTACTTGATAGGAAACCATTGAGGTTCAAGTATGCAGGGCTTGAAGCGGAGAGATACAGTATGCCCAATTTCCATTTCTCATTTGAACCAATTAGAATGGAAAAACCGCGTGAATATATGAATTTTTTAAGGCATGGTGGAGTCATTGTTGACCCGAACGAAAGACGCAAGATAATAAAAACACGGATAGATGAAAAGGCAAAAGAATTAAAAGGCGAACCTGTTTATGACGACAATATGATTGAAGAAATAAACTGCACCGTGGAATATCCTGATTCAGTGAGCGGAACATTTGAACCAGAGTTTTTAAAACTTCCTGAAGAGGTTCTCAAAACTACCCTCAGGGCACTGGGCAATCTTATCTGGGTAAAAGACACTAATAATTTCATCTGTGTATTCAACGGCAGGAGAAAGGCAGCCGAAAATGTCGCGCAGGGTTATGCGAGGGTATTAAAATCAAGATTACAGGATGCACTCTTTTATTATCAGAACGACCTTAAACTGGGGATTGAAAAAATGCAAGAAGCAACAAAAGAAATGGTCTGGTTAGAAGGGTTGGGCACAGTCTATGACAAAACAATGCGTCTGGTAAAATCAACAAAGAATTTTGAATCAATAAATGGTTTGAACGTAGAAGCACTAAAAAAGGCTGCGGAACTATGTAAGGCAGACCTTTGTTCAAATATGGTCAGAGAAAAAGAGTTCACTTCCTTGCAGGGAATCATGGGCTACTACTATGCAAAATCTGCCGGTGAAAAAGAAGATGTTGCCATTGCAATTAAAGAACATTATCTACCTTCGTTCAGCGGAGACAAAATACCCGAATCAAAAGAAGGGGCGGTATTATCCATTATTGACAAGATCGATAACATCATTGGTGCATTCCTTTCCGGACAGAGACCAACCGGCTCTTATGACCCGCTTGGTGTGAGAAGAAATGCCTATGGTATCTTTAATATTATTGATAAACATAATCTTGACATTGAACTATTACCTATCTTCTGGGAACACCTTAAATTATACAAAACTAATATTGAAAAAGCTCTTATTAGAGACTTCCTCATTGAAAGGGCTGAAAGATATCTTGAAGAACTCGGTTATAGATATGATGAGGTTGATGCCGCTATTTATAATACAAATCTAAATCTTTATGATACTAAACTCAGAACTGAAGCATTGAAAAATTTCCGTGGCAAAGAGGATTTTCTTAAACTTGTGATTGGACAGAAAAGAGTCCGCAACATTCTGAAGAATGTAAAAGAACCCGGTGATATTGATGAAGCCCTATTTGAAAAACCTGAAGAAAAAAATCTGTTCCAAAAGGGAAAAGAAGTTGAAGAAAAGATGCTCCCCCTTTTCCCTGAGAAAAATTACACCGATATAATGAAATTGTTGCTCAGTCTGCGCAAAGATATTGATAAATTTTTTGATGCAGTTCTCGTTATGTGCGAAGATAAGAACCTTCAGCGGAACAGACTCGCACTTGTAAATTATATCAATCAATTATTCTTGAAATTTGCTGACCTATCAAGGATTGTCATAGAAGGCGAAAAAGAAAAACAAAAGGCATAG
- a CDS encoding glycine--tRNA ligase subunit alpha, protein MSKKIFTFENLIFKLKNYWQEKGCLIFEPYNSEVGAGTFNPATFLRILGKKPWNVAYVEPCRRPRDGRYGENPNRVQQYYQFQVIMKPAPADIQRIYLESLEALGFKLGEHEVKFVEDDWESPTLGAWGIGWEVWLDGLEITQFTYFQQAGGIDLEVIPVEITYGLERICMNIQGVSSIFDIKWNEEITWGDIYLENEKEFSRYNFEESDPKRLLLLFNEFESESKELLKKGLVFPGYDYAIKCSHIFNLIEARGAISVSERAKMIARVRNLTSEAARLYLEKITGEKSND, encoded by the coding sequence ATGAGCAAAAAGATATTCACATTTGAAAATCTAATTTTCAAATTAAAAAACTACTGGCAGGAAAAGGGATGCCTCATATTTGAACCATATAATTCTGAAGTGGGTGCGGGCACATTTAATCCTGCCACATTTTTAAGAATACTCGGCAAGAAACCATGGAATGTCGCCTATGTTGAACCCTGTAGAAGACCAAGGGATGGCAGATACGGCGAAAATCCTAATCGTGTCCAGCAATATTATCAATTCCAGGTGATAATGAAACCCGCACCAGCAGATATACAGAGAATCTATTTAGAATCTCTTGAGGCACTCGGATTTAAACTTGGTGAGCACGAAGTGAAATTTGTTGAAGACGATTGGGAGAGCCCTACACTCGGTGCCTGGGGAATTGGCTGGGAGGTCTGGCTTGATGGTCTTGAAATTACCCAGTTTACTTATTTCCAGCAGGCGGGCGGCATTGACTTAGAAGTCATCCCTGTAGAAATCACCTATGGGTTGGAAAGAATATGTATGAACATTCAAGGCGTCTCATCAATATTTGATATAAAATGGAATGAAGAAATAACCTGGGGTGATATATATTTAGAAAATGAAAAGGAGTTTTCAAGGTACAATTTTGAAGAATCAGACCCCAAAAGACTTTTATTATTATTTAATGAATTTGAATCAGAATCAAAAGAACTTCTGAAAAAAGGGCTCGTATTCCCCGGATATGACTATGCAATAAAATGTTCCCACATATTCAATCTCATTGAGGCAAGAGGTGCGATAAGTGTATCAGAGAGGGCAAAAATGATTGCACGGGTGAGAAATCTCACATCTGAGGCAGCGCGATTGTATTTAGAAAAGATAACAGGAGAAAAGAGTAATGATTGA
- a CDS encoding HDIG domain-containing metalloprotein, with protein MNRTEALNLISQKLKNKNLVKHCLAAEACLKELARHFGENEEFWGLAGLLHDIDYEETLNDPSRHGIIGGELLEKQGVSSEIVYAIKVHAGHLAPKSRLDWALFATDPLTGLIVASALMHPDKKLASLDTDFVLRRFKEKRFAAGANREQILACKNLGLELDQFIEICLKGMKSISSDLGL; from the coding sequence ATGAATAGAACTGAAGCCTTAAATTTAATATCACAAAAACTTAAAAACAAAAATCTTGTGAAGCATTGTCTGGCAGCAGAAGCCTGTTTAAAAGAACTCGCACGCCATTTTGGTGAAAATGAAGAATTTTGGGGACTCGCGGGTTTATTGCACGACATTGATTATGAAGAAACCCTAAATGATCCTTCACGCCATGGGATAATCGGTGGTGAACTTCTGGAAAAACAGGGTGTTTCATCTGAAATTGTTTATGCGATTAAGGTTCACGCCGGTCACTTAGCACCAAAATCACGTCTGGATTGGGCATTATTTGCCACTGACCCTTTGACCGGTTTGATCGTTGCTTCTGCACTCATGCATCCTGATAAAAAACTTGCCTCGCTTGATACCGATTTTGTTCTGAGAAGATTTAAAGAAAAAAGATTTGCAGCGGGTGCAAACCGTGAGCAGATTCTTGCCTGCAAAAATCTCGGTCTTGAACTTGACCAGTTTATTGAAATATGCCTGAAGGGAATGAAGTCCATAAGTAGCGACCTTGGTTTATGA
- a CDS encoding FAD-binding and (Fe-S)-binding domain-containing protein: protein MPLSKDIIKQLEDIVGTEYCKTSNAEIYAYAFDGGIHRHKPDVVVQPQNAQQVQKIVQLANKYKIPVVPRGAGSALCGHSVPIMGGITVDMQKMNKIKDIRIGDMFVICEPGVVCDNFNAAIKPYKYFIPGPASSEVATIGGMVAMNASGEKAVKYGATRDYVLGLEVVLPTGEIVRMGTHTIKHSTGYQLERLMCGSEGMLGIITEIVMKITPLPPKIAGCIAAFDDLEKAGQCVANIIAHPIIPSQLEIMSAPCIKAVNKAAKMNLPEVEGILLIEIDGRPETIKQDVETVAKICKETGAVSMEFTEDEAKITEIWKARKQMIPSLSILKEEYATTMLADDMAVPVSKIPKAVAGIWEISQKYDIIIPPYGHAGDGNLHTKVLMIPTDPKHWEQAKKAVAEIYQLIRDLGGTTTGEHGIGITKAEEFHKEKGDLVPAMKAIKRALDPNNIMNPKKMIDWDKGFMYDLRYPLDQNRKLEGHLAKWENEMMTCTMCGYCKNVCPTFVNLLWDPPSGRGRMQLSYGILEKELEIDDSVVKAIFQCTLCRDCNRRCPSKVKVPDVVRAARADLVEKGFAYPAHIDFIDKIKKTGNIWGDTESTPPIQEGEVTVFVGCQFLARPNKTKQYLKLFEKLGLKPKVVKEVCCGYPMEALGFVKDFEEHKEKFLKAFPFKNAITLCPTCTVYLREAYKIDAKHALQVIAEKLPNANIKKLSGKVTYHDPCDLSRGAKIVKEPREIIKALGLELVEMKFKQDTSRCCGGGGGILVSDNPLSTKIAETRIKEALNTKVDTLVTASATCEQVLKNAATAVAEKGGGKINVMGLQEMVWKAL from the coding sequence ATGCCATTGAGCAAGGATATAATAAAACAATTAGAAGACATTGTTGGAACAGAATATTGTAAAACCAGCAATGCCGAGATTTATGCCTATGCATTCGACGGTGGAATACATCGCCATAAACCAGATGTTGTTGTCCAACCCCAGAATGCCCAGCAGGTTCAAAAGATAGTCCAGTTGGCAAATAAGTATAAGATACCGGTAGTACCAAGGGGAGCGGGTTCAGCATTGTGTGGACATAGCGTTCCGATTATGGGTGGAATTACGGTGGATATGCAGAAAATGAACAAGATAAAGGATATCCGAATCGGCGATATGTTTGTGATCTGTGAACCCGGTGTTGTTTGCGATAATTTTAACGCAGCAATAAAACCTTATAAATATTTTATTCCTGGACCGGCATCAAGTGAAGTAGCCACGATCGGTGGTATGGTGGCAATGAATGCCTCAGGAGAAAAGGCAGTAAAATATGGGGCAACAAGGGATTATGTTTTAGGGCTTGAGGTTGTGCTACCTACGGGCGAAATCGTAAGAATGGGAACACATACGATAAAACATTCCACCGGATATCAATTAGAAAGGCTGATGTGTGGTTCTGAAGGAATGCTCGGCATCATTACTGAGATTGTAATGAAGATCACTCCATTGCCACCAAAGATTGCCGGATGTATTGCTGCATTTGACGACCTTGAAAAGGCAGGTCAATGCGTTGCCAATATCATTGCCCATCCCATAATCCCATCACAATTGGAAATAATGTCCGCCCCATGTATCAAGGCGGTCAATAAAGCAGCCAAGATGAATCTACCTGAGGTAGAAGGGATTCTCTTAATTGAAATTGATGGCAGGCCCGAGACGATAAAACAGGATGTGGAGACCGTAGCAAAGATCTGCAAGGAGACTGGTGCGGTTTCTATGGAATTTACCGAAGATGAAGCTAAAATCACAGAAATCTGGAAGGCAAGAAAACAGATGATTCCTTCTTTGAGTATATTAAAAGAAGAGTATGCGACGACAATGCTTGCAGACGATATGGCGGTTCCAGTATCAAAGATTCCAAAGGCAGTTGCTGGAATATGGGAAATCTCACAGAAATATGATATCATAATCCCACCTTATGGTCATGCAGGTGATGGAAATCTCCATACCAAGGTATTGATGATTCCGACCGACCCGAAACACTGGGAACAGGCAAAGAAGGCTGTAGCCGAGATTTATCAATTGATTCGTGACCTCGGCGGGACAACGACTGGAGAACATGGTATAGGCATAACCAAGGCTGAAGAATTCCACAAAGAGAAGGGTGACCTGGTTCCGGCAATGAAGGCGATTAAAAGAGCTCTGGACCCGAACAATATAATGAATCCCAAAAAGATGATTGACTGGGATAAAGGATTTATGTATGACTTACGCTATCCACTCGATCAGAATAGAAAACTTGAAGGGCATCTGGCAAAATGGGAAAACGAGATGATGACCTGCACGATGTGCGGATATTGTAAGAATGTCTGTCCAACCTTTGTCAACCTGCTCTGGGACCCACCTTCAGGCCGTGGTAGAATGCAGCTTTCCTATGGTATCCTTGAAAAAGAACTTGAGATTGACGATTCAGTGGTAAAGGCGATATTCCAGTGCACACTATGCCGGGATTGCAATCGCCGTTGTCCGAGCAAGGTAAAGGTCCCGGATGTTGTGCGGGCAGCAAGGGCGGATTTAGTAGAAAAAGGATTTGCCTATCCCGCACATATTGATTTCATTGATAAGATAAAGAAGACAGGAAATATCTGGGGTGACACAGAATCAACTCCGCCGATTCAAGAAGGAGAGGTCACGGTATTTGTCGGCTGTCAATTCCTGGCAAGGCCCAATAAGACAAAGCAGTATTTGAAATTGTTTGAAAAACTCGGCTTAAAGCCAAAGGTGGTCAAAGAGGTATGCTGTGGTTATCCAATGGAAGCATTAGGATTCGTAAAAGATTTCGAAGAGCATAAGGAAAAATTCTTAAAGGCATTCCCCTTCAAGAATGCTATCACCCTCTGCCCCACCTGCACGGTCTATCTACGCGAGGCGTATAAAATAGATGCAAAACATGCATTACAGGTTATTGCGGAAAAATTGCCCAATGCAAATATAAAGAAATTAAGCGGTAAGGTAACCTATCATGACCCCTGTGATTTATCAAGGGGTGCAAAGATTGTGAAGGAACCGAGGGAAATCATTAAGGCACTTGGCTTGGAACTTGTGGAGATGAAATTTAAACAGGATACATCCCGTTGCTGTGGTGGCGGTGGTGGCATACTTGTCTCTGATAATCCGCTCTCTACAAAGATCGCTGAAACAAGGATTAAAGAAGCATTGAATACAAAGGTTGATACACTCGTTACTGCCAGTGCTACCTGTGAACAGGTATTAAAGAATGCAGCAACTGCCGTAGCAGAAAAAGGCGGTGGCAAAATCAATGTAATGGGCTTACAGGAAATGGTCTGGAAGGCTCTTTAA
- the larA gene encoding nickel-dependent lactate racemase has protein sequence MELQVPYGKDEKLNVRIADKNVLKVVYPNEVQKQNESEILLKAVENPINSKKFKEFLSDAKDVLFIVNDGTRPTPTAKVLDIIYDQIKDKNIKFIIATGVHRAPTQEEFDFIFGKYYNIFKERIYVHDCKKDEDMVFIGTSKNGTEMYVNRLGMEAHKIVIIGSVEPHYFGGYTGGRKSFLPGIASRKTIEQNHKHALKLSAQALVLDGNPVHEDMIDALKTIADKEIFSIQTVLDGERNLYAVTSGHIHDSFYAAIDKAKEVFCVKIPEKADIVVSIAPYPMDIDLYQSQKALDNGKLALKEGGILIMVSKCRTGIGEPAFFELLSSCKSPQDALDTIAKGYKLGYHKASKMAEIGTWAEMWGVTDLEDKDMEAVFIKPFHNLQEAIDKAIEKKGKDAKIIFLMDGSITVPMVSA, from the coding sequence ATGGAACTCCAGGTCCCTTATGGAAAAGATGAAAAACTAAATGTCCGTATTGCGGACAAGAATGTACTCAAGGTGGTCTATCCCAATGAAGTACAAAAGCAAAATGAATCGGAAATCCTGCTAAAGGCTGTTGAGAATCCAATAAATTCGAAAAAATTTAAGGAATTTTTATCTGATGCGAAAGATGTATTATTTATTGTAAATGACGGCACAAGACCAACCCCTACTGCAAAGGTTCTTGATATTATCTATGACCAGATCAAAGATAAAAATATAAAATTTATTATTGCAACCGGTGTCCACCGCGCACCAACCCAGGAAGAATTTGATTTTATCTTTGGAAAGTATTATAATATCTTCAAAGAACGGATCTATGTCCACGACTGCAAAAAAGATGAAGATATGGTCTTTATCGGCACATCAAAAAATGGCACCGAGATGTATGTAAATCGTCTTGGCATGGAGGCGCACAAGATTGTCATCATCGGCTCAGTAGAACCGCACTACTTTGGTGGATATACTGGCGGCAGAAAATCATTCTTACCAGGGATTGCATCGAGAAAAACCATAGAACAGAATCACAAGCATGCCTTAAAACTATCAGCCCAGGCATTGGTCCTTGATGGGAATCCAGTACATGAAGATATGATTGATGCATTAAAAACGATTGCGGACAAAGAGATATTTTCTATCCAGACCGTGCTTGATGGTGAAAGGAATCTCTATGCAGTCACCAGTGGGCATATCCATGATTCTTTTTATGCGGCGATTGATAAGGCAAAAGAGGTCTTCTGTGTAAAGATTCCTGAAAAGGCAGATATTGTAGTAAGCATTGCTCCATACCCTATGGACATTGACCTCTATCAGTCCCAGAAGGCACTTGATAATGGCAAACTTGCATTGAAGGAAGGCGGCATTCTGATAATGGTTTCAAAGTGCCGAACCGGTATTGGCGAACCTGCATTCTTTGAATTGCTATCATCCTGTAAATCTCCACAGGATGCCCTTGATACAATTGCCAAAGGTTACAAACTCGGCTATCACAAGGCTTCAAAGATGGCTGAGATTGGAACATGGGCTGAGATGTGGGGAGTAACAGATTTAGAAGATAAAGATATGGAGGCGGTATTTATAAAACCATTCCATAATCTCCAGGAGGCAATTGATAAGGCAATAGAGAAAAAAGGGAAGGATGCCAAGATAATATTTTTAATGGACGGCAGTATCACAGTCCCGATGGTGAGTGCTTAA
- the gcvH gene encoding glycine cleavage system protein GcvH has translation MEIKGYNMPEDLYYHEEDAWVRVESDGTVTIGMDDFYQKQAGDTTYVDLPFEGDTITQGETCGKIQSSKWVGKFVAPISGEIIAVNSELENDCRLINKDPYGAGWIIKVKPSNLEAELKNLAHGPEAIQKFIDDHLAKAQKGG, from the coding sequence ATGGAGATTAAAGGCTATAACATGCCTGAAGATTTATATTATCACGAAGAAGATGCCTGGGTTAGGGTTGAAAGCGACGGAACAGTAACAATAGGTATGGATGACTTCTATCAAAAACAGGCAGGAGATACCACCTATGTGGATTTGCCATTTGAAGGGGACACCATAACCCAGGGTGAAACCTGCGGAAAAATCCAGTCTTCAAAATGGGTAGGTAAGTTCGTCGCACCAATCTCGGGAGAAATAATTGCCGTCAATAGTGAACTTGAAAACGACTGCCGATTGATAAACAAAGACCCCTATGGTGCGGGATGGATAATTAAAGTTAAACCTTCAAATCTGGAAGCAGAATTAAAAAATCTCGCCCATGGTCCTGAGGCAATCCAGAAATTCATTGACGACCACCTGGCAAAGGCACAAAAGGGAGGATAA